One segment of Panicum virgatum strain AP13 chromosome 3K, P.virgatum_v5, whole genome shotgun sequence DNA contains the following:
- the LOC120698368 gene encoding uncharacterized protein LOC120698368, whose translation MRSRDGGCDMFAWAEESTTTPFVQQLLRDLRDMVWRLRREGINLSAALVEARENFEQAANVHAAEVLAMKAELQLKEKEVAAVNERVRKLERERMMLLFALVVGCAAFVVLRLM comes from the exons ATGAGATCCCGG GATGGGGGTTGTGATATGTTCGCCTGGGCTGAAGAATCGACCACGACTCCATTTGTGCAGCAGCTGCTTCGTGATTTGCGGGACATGGTTTGGCGTTTAAGAAGGGAGGGGATAAACCTGTCGGCAGCATTAGTTGAAGCAAGAGAGAATTTTGAGCAGGCTGCCAATGTCCATGCTGCAGAGGTGCTAGCTATGAAAGCAGAACTCCAACTGAAAGAGAAAGAAGTTGCAGCAGTGAATGAAAGAGTTAGGAAACTAGAGAGGGAAAGAATGATGCTTctgtttgcacttgttgtggGATGTGCAGCATTTGTGGTGCTTAGGCTCATGTAA